One Phalacrocorax aristotelis chromosome 11, bGulAri2.1, whole genome shotgun sequence DNA segment encodes these proteins:
- the LOC142063137 gene encoding G-protein coupled receptor 83-like, which produces MGRHTWFPLQYISKPFWRAENHNVTNFFSALYGFPNQSFFHSDLDLEDLGDFDSRTKYEGESQSRTVKALLIVAYSVIICISLFGNILVCHVVIKNKRMHSATSLFIINLAVADVMITILNTPFTLVRFVSSTWVFGKLMCHISRFVQYCSVHVSVLTLAAIALDRHQVIMHPLKPRMSMVKGGICIIIIWVMASCFSLPHAIYQTLTGFYIGNRTTRMVCLPSFPPPADLFWKYLDLTTFVLLYVLPLLVISITYAMVAKKLWLRNAIGDLTMEQYYAHQRKKKMTLKMLMVVVIVFAVCWFPLNCYVVLISCRAIHSSNALYFAFHWFAMSSTCYNPFIYCWLNENFRSELKSVLCVCWRRSAAQSHALQSISPPFRNAWVENCHYKRGSACQKARASSQRNSAKTDISSVQPIVAES; this is translated from the exons ATGGGCAGGCACACGTGGTTCCCTTTGCAGTACATCTCCAAGCCCTTCTGGAGAGCGGAGAATCACAACGTGACCAACTTCTTCTCTGCACTGTATGGCTTCCCTAACCAATCCTTCTTCCACAGCGATTTGGACCTGGAGGACCTGGGGGACTTTGACAGCAGGACCAAGTATGAAGGCGAGTCCCAGAGCCGGACGGTGAAGGCGCTGCTGATAGTGGCCTACTCGGTGATCATCTGCATCTCGCTGTTTGGCAACATCCTGGTGTGCCACGTGGTGATCAAGAACAAGAGGATGCACTCCGCCACCAGCCTCTTCATCATCAACCTGGCCGTTGCCGATGTGATGATCACCATTCTGAACACCCCCTTCACGCTG GTGCGATTTGTAAGCAGTACCTGGGTTTTTGGAAAGCTGATGTGTCACATAAGCCGGTTTGTTCAGTACTGCTCTGTTCATGTCTCTGTGCTGACCCTCGCTGCCATTGCTCTGGATCGGCATCAG GTTATCATGCACCCTCTCAAGCCGCGCATGTCCATGGTGAAAGGAGGGATTTGCATCATTATCATCTGGGTTATGGCCAGCTGCTTCTCACTGCCTCATGCCATATATCAGACTTTGACAGGATTTTATATTGG GAACAGAACAACACGAATGGTTTGCCTCCCcagcttccctcctcctgctgatCTTTTCTGGAAGTATTTGGACTTGACTACTTTTGTTCTCTTGTatgtcctgcccttgcttgtgATCTCCATCACATATGCCATGGTGGCCAAGAAGCTCTGGCTGAGAAATGCCATCGGGGACCTCACCATGGAGCAATACTATGCCCATCAACGGAAAAAGAAGATGACACTGAAGATGCTGATGGTGGTGGTGATTGTGTTTGCCGTATGCTGGTTCCCCCTGAACTGCTACGTGGTGTTGATCTCCTGCAGGGCCATCCACAGTAGCAATGCTCTGTACTTTGCTTTTCACTGGTTTGCCATGAGCAGCACTTGCTACAACCCCTTCATTTACTGTTGGCTGAACGAGAACTTCAGATCTGAGTTGAAGTCCGTGCTCTGCGTGTGCTGGCGAAGGAGTGCAGCCCAGAGCCATGCTCTGCAGTCCATCTCCCCGCCCTTCAGGAACGCCTGGGTTGAGAACTGCCACTATAAAAGAGGCAGCGCCTGCCAGAAGGCAAGGGCATCCTCCCAGAGGAACTCTGCAAAGACAGACATATCCAGTGTTCAGCCAATTGTGGCTGAAAGCTAA